In Gossypium arboreum isolate Shixiya-1 chromosome 5, ASM2569848v2, whole genome shotgun sequence, a single genomic region encodes these proteins:
- the LOC108453291 gene encoding probable NOT transcription complex subunit VIP2 isoform X5, giving the protein MSGLLNSSINGSASNLPDSSGRSFGTSFSSQSGAASPVFHHAGTIQGLHNIHGSFNIPNMPGTLTSRNSTLSNVPTGGVQQPTGSLSGGRFASNNLPIALSQLSHGGSHGHSGVTNRGGLGVSPILGNAGPRITSSMGNMVGGGNIGRSVSSGGGLSVPGLASRLNLSANSGSGSLSLQGQNRLMSSMLPQGSPQVISMLGNSYPSAGGPLSQGHVQAVNNLSSLGMLNDVNSNENSPFDITNDFPQLTSRPNSSGGPQGQLGSLRKQGLTPIVQQNQEFSIQNEDFPALPGFKGGNADYAMDLHQKEQLHDNTISMMQSQQFSMGRSGAFNLGGSYSSHRPQQQQHAPSASSSGVSFASVNNQDPLHLHGSDIFTSSHSGYRTQNSGPPGIGLRPLNSSNTVSGMGYDQLIQQYQQHQNQSPFRLQQMSAVNQSFREPGLKSTQAAQSNSDPFGLLGLQSVIKMTNPDLTSLALGIDLTTLGLNLNSSENLHKTFGSPWSDEPAKGDPEFTVPQCYYAKQQPALHQGYFSKFTVDALFYIFYSMPKDEAQLYAANELYNRGWFYHKEFRFWFMRVPNVEPLVKTNTYERGSYHYFDPNSFEIIRKDNFVVHYELLEKRPSLPQH; this is encoded by the exons ATGTCGGGGTTACTTAAT TCTTCTATTAATGGATCAGCTTCAAATCTTCCGGACAGTAGCGGACGTTCTTTTGGAACATCTTTCTCAAGTCAGTCTGGTGCGGCTTCCCCTGTTTTCCATCACGCTG GTACTATTCAAGGCCTGCACAATATTCATGGTAGCTTTAATATTCCCAACATGCCTGGTACCCTCACATCTAGAAACTCAACATTAAGTAATGTTCCAACTGGTGGGGTTCAACAACCTACTGGGAGCCTTTCTGGTGGCAGATTTGCATCAAATAATCTCCCTATTGCTCTTTCTCAG TTATCTCATGGCGGCTCCCATGGACATTCAGGAGTGACAAATAGAGGAG GATTGGGAGTATCCCCAATTTTGGGAAATGCAGGTCCTAGGATCACGAGTTCTATGGGAAACATGGTTGGTGGAGGCAACATCGGGAGGAGTGTCAGCTCTGGTGGAGGATTATCTGTACCTGGTCTTGCATCTCGTCTGAATTTAAGTGCCAATAGTGGATCAGGAAGTTTAAGTTTGCAGGGACAGAATCGGTTGATGAGTAGTATGCTTCCTCAAG GATCTCCTCAGGTAATTTCAATGTTAGGCAATTCTTATCCTAGTGCTGGGGGTCCACTTTCCCAGGGCCATGTTCAAGCTGTGAACAATCTTAGCTCTCTGGGAATGTTGAATGATGTGAACTCAAATGAAAATTCCCCTTTTGACATAACTAATGATTTCCCTCAGTTGACAAGTCGTCCTAATTCTTCTGGAGGGCCTCAAGGACAATTGG GTTCATTACGAAAACAAGGTCTTACTCCCATTGTTCAACAGAACCAAGAGTTCAGCATTCAAAATGAAGATTTCCCTGCTTTACCAGGCTTTAAAG GTGGAAATGCTGATTATGCAATGGATTTGCACCAGAAGGAGCAACTTCATGACAATACCATTTCAATGATGCAATCTCAGCAATTCTCT ATGGGGAGATCTGGAGCATTTAATTTGGGTGGATCCTATTCATCTCATCGCCCACAGCAGCAGCAACATGCTCCATCAGCCAGTAGTAGTGGTGTCTCCTTTGCATCTGTAAACAACCAAGATCCTCTTCATTTACATGGCTCTGATATTTTCACATCTTCGCATTCGGGCTACCGCACACAG AACAGTGGGCCACCTGGGATTGGGCTAAGACCTCTAAATTCCTCAAATACGGTTTCTGGTATGGGTTATGATCAGCTTATCCAGCAATATCAGCAACATCAAAACCAGTCCCCCTTTCGTCTGCAACAGATGTCAGCTGTCAATCAGTCATTTAGGGAACCAGGCTTGAAATCAACACAGGCTGCGCAATCTAATTCTGACCCTTTTGGTTTACTTGGTTTGCAAAGTGTAATAAAGATGACTAATCCTGATCTGACTTCCCTTGCTCTTGGAATTGATCTGACAACTCTTGGCTTAAATCTGAATTCATCGGAAAATCTTCACAAGACTTTTGGTTCTCCATGGTCAGATGAACCTGCTAAGGGTGACCCAGAGTTCACCGTGCCACAATGTTATTATGCTAAGCAACAACCTGCTTTGCAT CAAGGCTATTTTTCGAAGTTTACAGTGGATGCGTTGTTCTATATATTTTACAG CATGCCAAAAGACGAAGCCCAATTATATGCTGCAAATGAACT TTATAATAGAGGCTGGTTTTACCACAAGGAGTTCCGATTCTGGTTCATGAGGGTCCCCAATGTGGAGCCACTAGTTAAGACAAACACATACGAGAGAGGTTCATACCACTATTTTGATCCCAACTCATTTGAAATAATCCGCAAG GATAATTTTGTCGTCCATTATGAGTTGTTGGAAAAGAGACCGTCGCTACCTCAACATTAA
- the LOC108453291 gene encoding probable NOT transcription complex subunit VIP2 isoform X8, producing the protein MSGLLNSSINGSASNLPDSSGRSFGTSFSSQSGTIQGLHNIHGSFNIPNMPGTLTSRNSTLSNVPTGGVQQPTGSLSGGRFASNNLPIALSQLSHGGSHGHSGVTNRGGLGVSPILGNAGPRITSSMGNMVGGGNIGRSVSSGGGLSVPGLASRLNLSANSGSGSLSLQGQNRLMSSMLPQGSPQVISMLGNSYPSAGGPLSQGHVQAVNNLSSLGMLNDVNSNENSPFDITNDFPQLTSRPNSSGGPQGQLGSLRKQGLTPIVQQNQEFSIQNEDFPALPGFKGGNADYAMDLHQKEQLHDNTISMMQSQQFSMGRSGAFNLGGSYSSHRPQQQQHAPSASSSGVSFASNSGPPGIGLRPLNSSNTVSGMGYDQLIQQYQQHQNQSPFRLQQMSAVNQSFREPGLKSTQAAQSNSDPFGLLGLQSVIKMTNPDLTSLALGIDLTTLGLNLNSSENLHKTFGSPWSDEPAKGDPEFTVPQCYYAKQQPALHQGYFSKFTVDALFYIFYSMPKDEAQLYAANELYNRGWFYHKEFRFWFMRVPNVEPLVKTNTYERGSYHYFDPNSFEIIRKDNFVVHYELLEKRPSLPQH; encoded by the exons ATGTCGGGGTTACTTAAT TCTTCTATTAATGGATCAGCTTCAAATCTTCCGGACAGTAGCGGACGTTCTTTTGGAACATCTTTCTCAAGTCAGTCTG GTACTATTCAAGGCCTGCACAATATTCATGGTAGCTTTAATATTCCCAACATGCCTGGTACCCTCACATCTAGAAACTCAACATTAAGTAATGTTCCAACTGGTGGGGTTCAACAACCTACTGGGAGCCTTTCTGGTGGCAGATTTGCATCAAATAATCTCCCTATTGCTCTTTCTCAG TTATCTCATGGCGGCTCCCATGGACATTCAGGAGTGACAAATAGAGGAG GATTGGGAGTATCCCCAATTTTGGGAAATGCAGGTCCTAGGATCACGAGTTCTATGGGAAACATGGTTGGTGGAGGCAACATCGGGAGGAGTGTCAGCTCTGGTGGAGGATTATCTGTACCTGGTCTTGCATCTCGTCTGAATTTAAGTGCCAATAGTGGATCAGGAAGTTTAAGTTTGCAGGGACAGAATCGGTTGATGAGTAGTATGCTTCCTCAAG GATCTCCTCAGGTAATTTCAATGTTAGGCAATTCTTATCCTAGTGCTGGGGGTCCACTTTCCCAGGGCCATGTTCAAGCTGTGAACAATCTTAGCTCTCTGGGAATGTTGAATGATGTGAACTCAAATGAAAATTCCCCTTTTGACATAACTAATGATTTCCCTCAGTTGACAAGTCGTCCTAATTCTTCTGGAGGGCCTCAAGGACAATTGG GTTCATTACGAAAACAAGGTCTTACTCCCATTGTTCAACAGAACCAAGAGTTCAGCATTCAAAATGAAGATTTCCCTGCTTTACCAGGCTTTAAAG GTGGAAATGCTGATTATGCAATGGATTTGCACCAGAAGGAGCAACTTCATGACAATACCATTTCAATGATGCAATCTCAGCAATTCTCT ATGGGGAGATCTGGAGCATTTAATTTGGGTGGATCCTATTCATCTCATCGCCCACAGCAGCAGCAACATGCTCCATCAGCCAGTAGTAGTGGTGTCTCCTTTGCATCT AACAGTGGGCCACCTGGGATTGGGCTAAGACCTCTAAATTCCTCAAATACGGTTTCTGGTATGGGTTATGATCAGCTTATCCAGCAATATCAGCAACATCAAAACCAGTCCCCCTTTCGTCTGCAACAGATGTCAGCTGTCAATCAGTCATTTAGGGAACCAGGCTTGAAATCAACACAGGCTGCGCAATCTAATTCTGACCCTTTTGGTTTACTTGGTTTGCAAAGTGTAATAAAGATGACTAATCCTGATCTGACTTCCCTTGCTCTTGGAATTGATCTGACAACTCTTGGCTTAAATCTGAATTCATCGGAAAATCTTCACAAGACTTTTGGTTCTCCATGGTCAGATGAACCTGCTAAGGGTGACCCAGAGTTCACCGTGCCACAATGTTATTATGCTAAGCAACAACCTGCTTTGCAT CAAGGCTATTTTTCGAAGTTTACAGTGGATGCGTTGTTCTATATATTTTACAG CATGCCAAAAGACGAAGCCCAATTATATGCTGCAAATGAACT TTATAATAGAGGCTGGTTTTACCACAAGGAGTTCCGATTCTGGTTCATGAGGGTCCCCAATGTGGAGCCACTAGTTAAGACAAACACATACGAGAGAGGTTCATACCACTATTTTGATCCCAACTCATTTGAAATAATCCGCAAG GATAATTTTGTCGTCCATTATGAGTTGTTGGAAAAGAGACCGTCGCTACCTCAACATTAA
- the LOC108453291 gene encoding probable NOT transcription complex subunit VIP2 isoform X6, whose amino-acid sequence MSGLLNSSINGSASNLPDSSGRSFGTSFSSQSGTIQGLHNIHGSFNIPNMPGTLTSRNSTLSNVPTGGVQQPTGSLSGGRFASNNLPIALSQLSHGGSHGHSGVTNRGGLGVSPILGNAGPRITSSMGNMVGGGNIGRSVSSGGGLSVPGLASRLNLSANSGSGSLSLQGQNRLMSSMLPQGSPQVISMLGNSYPSAGGPLSQGHVQAVNNLSSLGMLNDVNSNENSPFDITNDFPQLTSRPNSSGGPQGQLGSLRKQGLTPIVQQNQEFSIQNEDFPALPGFKGGNADYAMDLHQKEQLHDNTISMMQSQQFSMGRSGAFNLGGSYSSHRPQQQQHAPSASSSGVSFASVNNQDPLHLHGSDIFTSSHSGYRTQNSGPPGIGLRPLNSSNTVSGMGYDQLIQQYQQHQNQSPFRLQQMSAVNQSFREPGLKSTQAAQSNSDPFGLLGLQSVIKMTNPDLTSLALGIDLTTLGLNLNSSENLHKTFGSPWSDEPAKGDPEFTVPQCYYAKQQPALHQGYFSKFTVDALFYIFYSMPKDEAQLYAANELYNRGWFYHKEFRFWFMRVPNVEPLVKTNTYERGSYHYFDPNSFEIIRKDNFVVHYELLEKRPSLPQH is encoded by the exons ATGTCGGGGTTACTTAAT TCTTCTATTAATGGATCAGCTTCAAATCTTCCGGACAGTAGCGGACGTTCTTTTGGAACATCTTTCTCAAGTCAGTCTG GTACTATTCAAGGCCTGCACAATATTCATGGTAGCTTTAATATTCCCAACATGCCTGGTACCCTCACATCTAGAAACTCAACATTAAGTAATGTTCCAACTGGTGGGGTTCAACAACCTACTGGGAGCCTTTCTGGTGGCAGATTTGCATCAAATAATCTCCCTATTGCTCTTTCTCAG TTATCTCATGGCGGCTCCCATGGACATTCAGGAGTGACAAATAGAGGAG GATTGGGAGTATCCCCAATTTTGGGAAATGCAGGTCCTAGGATCACGAGTTCTATGGGAAACATGGTTGGTGGAGGCAACATCGGGAGGAGTGTCAGCTCTGGTGGAGGATTATCTGTACCTGGTCTTGCATCTCGTCTGAATTTAAGTGCCAATAGTGGATCAGGAAGTTTAAGTTTGCAGGGACAGAATCGGTTGATGAGTAGTATGCTTCCTCAAG GATCTCCTCAGGTAATTTCAATGTTAGGCAATTCTTATCCTAGTGCTGGGGGTCCACTTTCCCAGGGCCATGTTCAAGCTGTGAACAATCTTAGCTCTCTGGGAATGTTGAATGATGTGAACTCAAATGAAAATTCCCCTTTTGACATAACTAATGATTTCCCTCAGTTGACAAGTCGTCCTAATTCTTCTGGAGGGCCTCAAGGACAATTGG GTTCATTACGAAAACAAGGTCTTACTCCCATTGTTCAACAGAACCAAGAGTTCAGCATTCAAAATGAAGATTTCCCTGCTTTACCAGGCTTTAAAG GTGGAAATGCTGATTATGCAATGGATTTGCACCAGAAGGAGCAACTTCATGACAATACCATTTCAATGATGCAATCTCAGCAATTCTCT ATGGGGAGATCTGGAGCATTTAATTTGGGTGGATCCTATTCATCTCATCGCCCACAGCAGCAGCAACATGCTCCATCAGCCAGTAGTAGTGGTGTCTCCTTTGCATCTGTAAACAACCAAGATCCTCTTCATTTACATGGCTCTGATATTTTCACATCTTCGCATTCGGGCTACCGCACACAG AACAGTGGGCCACCTGGGATTGGGCTAAGACCTCTAAATTCCTCAAATACGGTTTCTGGTATGGGTTATGATCAGCTTATCCAGCAATATCAGCAACATCAAAACCAGTCCCCCTTTCGTCTGCAACAGATGTCAGCTGTCAATCAGTCATTTAGGGAACCAGGCTTGAAATCAACACAGGCTGCGCAATCTAATTCTGACCCTTTTGGTTTACTTGGTTTGCAAAGTGTAATAAAGATGACTAATCCTGATCTGACTTCCCTTGCTCTTGGAATTGATCTGACAACTCTTGGCTTAAATCTGAATTCATCGGAAAATCTTCACAAGACTTTTGGTTCTCCATGGTCAGATGAACCTGCTAAGGGTGACCCAGAGTTCACCGTGCCACAATGTTATTATGCTAAGCAACAACCTGCTTTGCAT CAAGGCTATTTTTCGAAGTTTACAGTGGATGCGTTGTTCTATATATTTTACAG CATGCCAAAAGACGAAGCCCAATTATATGCTGCAAATGAACT TTATAATAGAGGCTGGTTTTACCACAAGGAGTTCCGATTCTGGTTCATGAGGGTCCCCAATGTGGAGCCACTAGTTAAGACAAACACATACGAGAGAGGTTCATACCACTATTTTGATCCCAACTCATTTGAAATAATCCGCAAG GATAATTTTGTCGTCCATTATGAGTTGTTGGAAAAGAGACCGTCGCTACCTCAACATTAA
- the LOC108453291 gene encoding probable NOT transcription complex subunit VIP2 isoform X7, with protein MSGLLNSSINGSASNLPDSSGRSFGTSFSSQSGAASPVFHHAGTIQGLHNIHGSFNIPNMPGTLTSRNSTLSNVPTGGVQQPTGSLSGGRFASNNLPIALSQLSHGGSHGHSGVTNRGGLGVSPILGNAGPRITSSMGNMVGGGNIGRSVSSGGGLSVPGLASRLNLSANSGSGSLSLQGQNRLMSSMLPQGSPQVISMLGNSYPSAGGPLSQGHVQAVNNLSSLGMLNDVNSNENSPFDITNDFPQLTSRPNSSGGPQGQLGSLRKQGLTPIVQQNQEFSIQNEDFPALPGFKGGNADYAMDLHQKEQLHDNTISMMQSQQFSMGRSGAFNLGGSYSSHRPQQQQHAPSASSSGVSFASNSGPPGIGLRPLNSSNTVSGMGYDQLIQQYQQHQNQSPFRLQQMSAVNQSFREPGLKSTQAAQSNSDPFGLLGLQSVIKMTNPDLTSLALGIDLTTLGLNLNSSENLHKTFGSPWSDEPAKGDPEFTVPQCYYAKQQPALHQGYFSKFTVDALFYIFYSMPKDEAQLYAANELYNRGWFYHKEFRFWFMRVPNVEPLVKTNTYERGSYHYFDPNSFEIIRKDNFVVHYELLEKRPSLPQH; from the exons ATGTCGGGGTTACTTAAT TCTTCTATTAATGGATCAGCTTCAAATCTTCCGGACAGTAGCGGACGTTCTTTTGGAACATCTTTCTCAAGTCAGTCTGGTGCGGCTTCCCCTGTTTTCCATCACGCTG GTACTATTCAAGGCCTGCACAATATTCATGGTAGCTTTAATATTCCCAACATGCCTGGTACCCTCACATCTAGAAACTCAACATTAAGTAATGTTCCAACTGGTGGGGTTCAACAACCTACTGGGAGCCTTTCTGGTGGCAGATTTGCATCAAATAATCTCCCTATTGCTCTTTCTCAG TTATCTCATGGCGGCTCCCATGGACATTCAGGAGTGACAAATAGAGGAG GATTGGGAGTATCCCCAATTTTGGGAAATGCAGGTCCTAGGATCACGAGTTCTATGGGAAACATGGTTGGTGGAGGCAACATCGGGAGGAGTGTCAGCTCTGGTGGAGGATTATCTGTACCTGGTCTTGCATCTCGTCTGAATTTAAGTGCCAATAGTGGATCAGGAAGTTTAAGTTTGCAGGGACAGAATCGGTTGATGAGTAGTATGCTTCCTCAAG GATCTCCTCAGGTAATTTCAATGTTAGGCAATTCTTATCCTAGTGCTGGGGGTCCACTTTCCCAGGGCCATGTTCAAGCTGTGAACAATCTTAGCTCTCTGGGAATGTTGAATGATGTGAACTCAAATGAAAATTCCCCTTTTGACATAACTAATGATTTCCCTCAGTTGACAAGTCGTCCTAATTCTTCTGGAGGGCCTCAAGGACAATTGG GTTCATTACGAAAACAAGGTCTTACTCCCATTGTTCAACAGAACCAAGAGTTCAGCATTCAAAATGAAGATTTCCCTGCTTTACCAGGCTTTAAAG GTGGAAATGCTGATTATGCAATGGATTTGCACCAGAAGGAGCAACTTCATGACAATACCATTTCAATGATGCAATCTCAGCAATTCTCT ATGGGGAGATCTGGAGCATTTAATTTGGGTGGATCCTATTCATCTCATCGCCCACAGCAGCAGCAACATGCTCCATCAGCCAGTAGTAGTGGTGTCTCCTTTGCATCT AACAGTGGGCCACCTGGGATTGGGCTAAGACCTCTAAATTCCTCAAATACGGTTTCTGGTATGGGTTATGATCAGCTTATCCAGCAATATCAGCAACATCAAAACCAGTCCCCCTTTCGTCTGCAACAGATGTCAGCTGTCAATCAGTCATTTAGGGAACCAGGCTTGAAATCAACACAGGCTGCGCAATCTAATTCTGACCCTTTTGGTTTACTTGGTTTGCAAAGTGTAATAAAGATGACTAATCCTGATCTGACTTCCCTTGCTCTTGGAATTGATCTGACAACTCTTGGCTTAAATCTGAATTCATCGGAAAATCTTCACAAGACTTTTGGTTCTCCATGGTCAGATGAACCTGCTAAGGGTGACCCAGAGTTCACCGTGCCACAATGTTATTATGCTAAGCAACAACCTGCTTTGCAT CAAGGCTATTTTTCGAAGTTTACAGTGGATGCGTTGTTCTATATATTTTACAG CATGCCAAAAGACGAAGCCCAATTATATGCTGCAAATGAACT TTATAATAGAGGCTGGTTTTACCACAAGGAGTTCCGATTCTGGTTCATGAGGGTCCCCAATGTGGAGCCACTAGTTAAGACAAACACATACGAGAGAGGTTCATACCACTATTTTGATCCCAACTCATTTGAAATAATCCGCAAG GATAATTTTGTCGTCCATTATGAGTTGTTGGAAAAGAGACCGTCGCTACCTCAACATTAA